From a region of the Thermomicrobium roseum DSM 5159 genome:
- a CDS encoding peptidylprolyl isomerase, producing the protein MLEWVRRLFPRRWGDRRARTHRRVPRRERERVQERAAVIGVSVVLLLVAGLLGGGAIYQYWYLPRQVVVEVNGEPITRADYWKMRRLELLNQISQYQQLANLMSGQQSVQYQQLADQARQQLTTVERDPINQATVGQMIDDRLVLQRMGQLGVALDEREVEDYTVSLFSSVPLLTPTPTLGIDPTAAAWATATAAVTPTPLPTPTPEPGVTPTPQATPTPTPSESPTPTPTVPPEEARATATALMGEYQKNVLEQAGLSLADFQRLVVRPMLAREKVQRVLEERIPLRAEQIHAAHILLATREAAEQALADIQGGADFATIARERSIDSDTAPNGGDLGWLPRGYMPSAFDEVAFALAPGEVGGPVQTQYGWHIVKVLERDPDRPLSERMLQALRGQALSRWLDEQRRTSTIRWHLGLTPLPTPAVQPFVAPPDAPPTPTPTPTPTTVPGTPTVEVSPTATPLP; encoded by the coding sequence ATGCTCGAGTGGGTGAGGCGGCTCTTTCCCCGCCGATGGGGGGATCGCAGGGCGCGAACACATCGGCGGGTTCCTCGTCGCGAGCGGGAACGAGTACAGGAGCGAGCAGCAGTCATCGGTGTATCGGTTGTTCTGCTGCTCGTGGCTGGGTTACTCGGCGGTGGAGCGATCTACCAGTATTGGTACCTGCCGCGCCAGGTCGTCGTCGAAGTCAACGGTGAGCCGATCACCCGCGCCGACTACTGGAAGATGCGGCGCCTGGAACTCTTGAATCAGATCAGTCAATACCAACAGTTGGCCAATCTCATGAGTGGTCAGCAGAGTGTCCAGTACCAACAGCTCGCTGACCAGGCTCGCCAGCAGCTGACGACCGTCGAGCGTGATCCGATCAATCAGGCAACGGTCGGGCAAATGATTGATGACCGTCTGGTGCTTCAGCGTATGGGACAACTCGGCGTTGCGCTCGACGAGCGAGAGGTGGAGGACTATACCGTCAGCCTGTTCAGCAGTGTTCCCCTGCTCACGCCGACACCGACGCTCGGGATCGATCCGACCGCTGCGGCCTGGGCTACCGCGACAGCGGCGGTGACGCCGACCCCACTTCCGACACCAACTCCGGAGCCCGGGGTTACCCCGACGCCGCAGGCAACCCCGACGCCAACGCCGAGTGAATCGCCGACACCGACGCCGACGGTCCCACCCGAGGAGGCGCGGGCGACAGCGACAGCGCTCATGGGGGAGTATCAGAAGAACGTGCTCGAACAGGCCGGTCTCTCCCTGGCTGACTTCCAGCGATTGGTCGTGCGGCCGATGCTGGCTCGGGAGAAAGTGCAGCGTGTCCTGGAAGAGCGGATCCCCCTGCGAGCCGAGCAGATCCACGCTGCACACATCTTGTTGGCGACTCGCGAGGCGGCAGAGCAGGCGCTGGCCGATATCCAGGGTGGAGCTGACTTCGCGACGATCGCTCGCGAGCGATCGATCGACAGCGATACCGCACCGAACGGCGGAGACCTGGGATGGTTGCCGCGCGGCTATATGCCGAGTGCGTTCGACGAGGTGGCGTTCGCTCTCGCACCCGGAGAGGTCGGCGGCCCGGTGCAGACCCAGTATGGTTGGCACATCGTGAAGGTGCTGGAACGTGATCCTGATCGACCCCTGAGCGAGCGCATGTTGCAGGCGTTGCGGGGGCAAGCCTTGAGCCGTTGGCTCGACGAGCAACGCCGAACCTCGACGATTCGCTGGCATCTCGGGTTGACTCCGCTGCCCACGCCAGCTGTCCAGCCGTTCGTGGCCCCACCAGACGCGCCGCCGACTCCGACCCCGACTCCCACTCCAACGACCGTGCCAGGAACACCGACCGTGGAGGTATCGCCGACCGCAACGCCACTGCCATAA
- the rpsR gene encoding 30S ribosomal protein S18 codes for MAEELEPMTADDGATEQTAEATGESGRPARSAATRYYPRKKVCSFCMDGIKKIDYKDFGRLRRYLSPQAKIEPRRATGTCAKHQRQLARAIKRARHLALLPFVPER; via the coding sequence ATGGCCGAAGAACTCGAACCGATGACGGCGGATGATGGGGCGACCGAGCAGACAGCGGAAGCGACCGGAGAGTCCGGGCGCCCCGCTCGCTCTGCAGCGACCCGCTACTATCCGCGCAAGAAGGTCTGCTCCTTCTGCATGGACGGTATCAAGAAGATAGACTACAAGGACTTTGGTCGTCTTCGGCGGTATCTGTCGCCGCAGGCGAAGATCGAGCCGCGTCGCGCAACGGGAACATGCGCCAAGCACCAGCGGCAGCTGGCGCGCGCCATCAAGCGAGCACGGCATCTTGCCCTCCTGCCCTTCGTGCCGGAACGATAA
- a CDS encoding single-stranded DNA-binding protein: MSRGLNRIELIGNVGRDPEMRYTPAGAPVTEFSLAVNSMRRGGEGGQPIEETDWFRVICWNRLAEIADQYIRKGTKVYVAGRLRVRRYTGNDGVERTVVEVIARDLLLLSPRAPDAPAAVPPGIVDEEPVLPDVNADFPLDDDPWNDQVPF; encoded by the coding sequence ATGTCTCGCGGACTCAATCGAATCGAACTCATCGGGAATGTCGGCCGCGACCCCGAGATGCGGTATACACCAGCCGGGGCTCCGGTCACCGAGTTCTCGCTCGCTGTCAACTCGATGCGCCGTGGTGGTGAAGGCGGACAGCCGATCGAGGAAACCGATTGGTTTCGGGTCATCTGCTGGAACCGATTGGCGGAGATCGCTGACCAGTACATCCGCAAGGGTACCAAGGTGTATGTTGCAGGCCGACTCCGCGTCCGGCGCTACACCGGGAACGATGGTGTCGAGCGGACCGTCGTCGAGGTGATCGCCCGAGACCTTCTGCTGCTGAGCCCGCGTGCGCCGGACGCACCAGCGGCGGTGCCGCCAGGCATCGTCGATGAAGAACCGGTACTTCCTGACGTAAATGCGGACTTCCCGTTGGACGATGATCCGTGGAACGATCAGGTTCCGTTCTGA
- the rpsF gene encoding 30S ribosomal protein S6, with the protein MPRYEPAPRPYELMVLLRPDLADDRLEAALERIRNTVVEQGGTITFEKRDTPWGRRRLAYPIQKFQEAFYVLFQLVCPPRTVREIERELRLNEQVLRHLMVRLDE; encoded by the coding sequence TTGCCGCGTTATGAACCTGCACCTCGCCCGTACGAGCTGATGGTGCTTCTTCGCCCTGATCTAGCTGACGATCGGTTGGAAGCAGCTCTCGAGCGGATTCGGAACACGGTGGTCGAGCAAGGCGGGACGATCACGTTCGAGAAGCGCGATACGCCGTGGGGACGCCGCCGGCTGGCGTACCCCATCCAGAAATTCCAAGAAGCGTTCTATGTTCTCTTCCAACTCGTCTGCCCGCCGCGCACGGTTCGGGAGATCGAGCGGGAGCTGCGGTTGAACGAGCAAGTCCTGCGCCATCTGATGGTTCGTCTGGACGAATGA
- the thrB gene encoding homoserine kinase, with amino-acid sequence MRCEVRVPASSANLGPGFDVLAVALGRYLSARYEPDETIGELRVVVRPELHGGRNLVAEAMRYYASSTGRSLPGGTLTVDSDIPVARGLGSSAAAIVAGLVLANELCGEPLGRSELFRMACELEGHGDNVGAALFGGVVLAVVDEEGPQAVAVPVEFPLVAVVLVPDALGYTSDARAVLPRRVRRVTAVRTAAHTALLVLALATGQPDLLRTAMTDELHQPYRAVLYPHLEEAIDRALVAGAYGAALSGAGPSVLAFCSPERASAVQRAFADLLARRAMDGEALVLPIDRQGAQILRADERGPVSAPEAISSHHE; translated from the coding sequence GTGCGTTGTGAAGTGCGTGTTCCCGCTTCGAGTGCCAATCTCGGACCCGGTTTCGACGTGCTGGCGGTGGCCCTCGGCCGCTATCTTTCGGCTCGCTACGAGCCGGACGAGACGATCGGCGAGCTTCGGGTAGTTGTTCGACCAGAACTCCACGGCGGGCGCAACCTCGTCGCCGAGGCGATGCGCTATTACGCGTCATCGACTGGTCGATCGCTCCCTGGTGGCACGCTCACCGTTGACTCCGACATTCCCGTGGCTCGGGGGTTGGGGAGTTCGGCGGCAGCGATCGTAGCCGGATTAGTTCTCGCCAATGAGCTGTGCGGGGAGCCGCTCGGGCGCTCGGAATTGTTCCGCATGGCGTGCGAGCTCGAGGGTCATGGCGACAACGTCGGTGCAGCGCTCTTCGGTGGGGTCGTGCTCGCGGTCGTTGACGAGGAAGGGCCGCAGGCAGTTGCGGTACCGGTCGAGTTCCCGCTCGTGGCGGTCGTTTTGGTACCAGATGCTCTCGGCTACACGAGCGATGCGCGTGCTGTCCTGCCGCGGCGGGTGCGCCGGGTCACTGCCGTGCGGACTGCAGCGCACACCGCGCTTTTGGTCCTGGCTCTGGCGACTGGGCAGCCGGACCTTTTGCGGACAGCAATGACCGACGAGCTCCATCAACCTTATCGCGCGGTCTTGTACCCGCATCTGGAGGAGGCAATCGATCGCGCACTGGTGGCTGGCGCCTACGGCGCAGCGCTGTCCGGGGCGGGGCCATCGGTCCTCGCGTTCTGTTCTCCGGAGCGAGCGTCGGCGGTGCAAAGGGCGTTTGCTGATCTCCTGGCGCGACGCGCGATGGATGGGGAAGCGCTCGTACTACCGATCGATCGGCAAGGTGCACAGATTCTCCGCGCCGACGAACGCGGTCCGGTGAGCGCGCCCGAAGCGATTTCCAGCCATCACGAGTAA
- the thrC gene encoding threonine synthase, producing the protein MVERTNFDVRLSSWQALDRSGVWRYRELLPPLPAAAIVTRPEGNTALYQHPQLTDWTGCEELFLKHEGENPTGSFKDRGMTVAISHARTIGAQAVACASTGNTAASVAAYAALAGLPSVVFLPAGKIAAGKLGQAIAYGARIVQVEGDFDAAMRLVEEASRELGLYLLNSVNPFRLEGQKTIVFELLHQLGWSVPDWIVLPGGNLGNTAAFGAALAQLRDVGWLERLPRLAVIQAAGAAPFYAAYRSGFREFRPVTAETIATAIRIGNPVSYERARRAIELTDGLVDTVSDEEILEAKARVDRTGIGCEPASAASVAGVRKLVARGVIRPGDRVVAILTGHVLKDPDAVLAYHLGDPPRPLANRPVTIAPTLDALAGVLARAL; encoded by the coding sequence GTGGTCGAGCGAACCAACTTCGATGTCCGCTTGTCGAGTTGGCAGGCGCTCGATCGGAGCGGCGTCTGGCGCTACCGGGAGTTGCTGCCGCCTCTGCCAGCCGCCGCCATCGTGACGCGTCCCGAAGGCAATACTGCCCTGTACCAGCATCCCCAACTCACCGACTGGACGGGGTGCGAAGAGCTCTTCCTCAAGCACGAGGGGGAAAATCCGACCGGCTCGTTCAAAGACCGGGGGATGACGGTCGCGATTTCCCATGCGCGAACGATCGGTGCGCAGGCGGTGGCCTGTGCCTCGACGGGAAACACGGCCGCCTCAGTTGCGGCCTATGCAGCCCTGGCAGGTCTTCCCAGTGTGGTGTTCCTCCCCGCGGGAAAGATCGCGGCAGGGAAGCTGGGCCAGGCGATCGCGTATGGAGCACGGATCGTCCAGGTGGAGGGCGACTTCGATGCCGCCATGCGCCTGGTCGAGGAGGCGAGCCGGGAACTCGGGCTCTACCTGCTCAATTCGGTGAACCCGTTTCGCCTGGAGGGGCAAAAGACGATCGTGTTCGAGCTGCTGCATCAGCTCGGGTGGAGCGTCCCGGACTGGATCGTGCTGCCCGGCGGGAATCTCGGCAACACCGCGGCCTTTGGGGCAGCACTGGCTCAGTTGCGTGACGTGGGATGGCTCGAGCGCCTGCCGCGCCTGGCAGTGATCCAGGCCGCGGGGGCTGCGCCGTTTTACGCAGCCTACCGGAGTGGCTTCCGGGAGTTTCGTCCCGTTACCGCTGAGACCATCGCGACGGCGATCCGGATCGGAAATCCGGTGAGTTACGAGCGTGCTCGCCGTGCGATCGAGCTGACCGACGGTCTCGTGGACACGGTCAGCGACGAGGAGATCCTGGAGGCGAAGGCACGCGTCGATCGAACGGGAATCGGGTGCGAACCGGCATCAGCTGCCTCGGTCGCCGGCGTTCGCAAGCTCGTCGCGCGAGGGGTCATTCGGCCAGGCGATCGAGTTGTGGCGATTCTCACTGGTCATGTCTTGAAGGATCCGGATGCAGTCTTGGCGTATCATCTCGGGGATCCTCCACGACCGCTTGCGAACCGGCCGGTGACGATCGCGCCCACCCTCGACGCACTGGCAGGAGTATTGGCTCGTGCGTTGTGA
- a CDS encoding ABC transporter permease: MSEATEQRRLETAARTVGPPVVLPTRKPRSLWSDAWRQFRHHRLAVAGTIVLVFMILATIIGPFLWPIPWNTFDMAEALQGPSLRHPFGTTDLGHDIFARILWGGRISIAVGVVAMLVAVTLGTLIGAVAGYFGGILDSFLMRMTDMFISIPSLPLLLLITYLFQDRMKALFGVELGMFLLIVLVIGGLNWMPVARLVRASFLSLKQKEFVEAAHCIGVSTSGIIFRHILPNTLSPVIVAATLGVAQAIITESALSFLGLGFPPDIPTWGRMLYDGINWIEFAPWMVLFPGAAIFLTVLSINYVGDGLRDALDPRRMFAI; the protein is encoded by the coding sequence ATGTCCGAAGCGACCGAGCAGCGCAGGCTGGAGACCGCGGCACGCACGGTCGGGCCACCCGTGGTACTGCCGACACGCAAGCCGCGGTCGCTCTGGAGCGATGCGTGGAGGCAGTTTCGGCACCACCGGCTCGCGGTGGCGGGAACCATCGTCTTGGTGTTCATGATCCTGGCCACGATCATCGGTCCGTTTCTCTGGCCGATTCCCTGGAACACGTTCGATATGGCGGAAGCCCTGCAAGGACCGTCACTCCGGCACCCCTTCGGCACGACGGATCTCGGCCATGACATCTTCGCGCGTATTCTTTGGGGTGGACGGATCTCGATCGCGGTGGGTGTCGTCGCCATGTTGGTTGCGGTGACGCTGGGAACGCTCATCGGTGCGGTCGCAGGATATTTCGGAGGAATCCTGGATTCGTTCTTGATGCGGATGACCGATATGTTCATCTCGATCCCGAGCCTCCCGTTGCTTCTCCTGATCACCTACCTTTTCCAGGATCGGATGAAAGCGCTCTTTGGGGTCGAGCTCGGTATGTTTTTGCTGATCGTCCTCGTGATCGGCGGGTTGAACTGGATGCCGGTGGCGCGCCTGGTGCGTGCTTCGTTCCTGTCGCTCAAGCAGAAGGAGTTCGTGGAGGCGGCACACTGCATCGGCGTGAGTACCAGCGGGATCATCTTCCGCCATATCTTGCCGAACACGCTGAGCCCGGTGATCGTGGCGGCGACACTCGGCGTCGCACAAGCGATCATCACCGAGTCAGCCCTGTCCTTCCTCGGACTCGGTTTCCCGCCCGACATCCCGACGTGGGGCCGCATGCTGTACGATGGAATCAATTGGATCGAGTTCGCACCATGGATGGTTCTCTTCCCCGGTGCGGCGATCTTCCTAACCGTGCTGAGCATCAACTACGTCGGTGATGGACTCCGGGACGCACTCGATCCACGGCGCATGTTCGCGATCTGA
- a CDS encoding ABC transporter permease yields the protein MTQYLIRRILISIPTLVAISIVIFTILALAPGDPLSELAMNPAVPPEVRQRIRQSMGLDDPIPVRYVKWASSMLRGDFGYSFRSKSPVSDLIRQRLPTTLYVIGTAYLVSVLIAIPVGVLSAVRQYSIFDNIATTLAFIGFSLPTFVTGILFILVFSVKLGWLPMIYRTTIEVEGLAGLWMKIKQALMPIAVLGLFETAALTRYTRAAMLETIHQDYVRTARAKGLSERVVIMRHAMRNALIPVVTIVALSIPGIFTGAVITEQIFRVPGMGSLLISAIRDNDTPVIMAITIIFSALVVLFNLIADILYGVLDPRIKYE from the coding sequence ATGACGCAGTATCTGATCCGGCGGATCTTGATCTCGATTCCGACCCTCGTCGCGATCAGCATCGTCATCTTCACGATTCTGGCCCTGGCACCGGGCGACCCGCTGTCCGAGTTAGCGATGAATCCTGCGGTACCACCCGAGGTGCGCCAACGGATCCGGCAGAGCATGGGTTTGGACGACCCGATTCCGGTTCGCTACGTCAAATGGGCGTCGTCAATGCTGCGCGGCGACTTCGGATACTCCTTCCGCTCCAAGTCGCCGGTGAGCGATCTCATTCGCCAGCGTCTGCCGACCACGCTCTACGTGATCGGCACGGCCTACCTGGTGTCGGTCCTCATCGCGATACCAGTCGGGGTGCTCTCGGCGGTCCGACAGTACTCGATCTTCGACAATATCGCGACGACGTTAGCATTCATTGGCTTTTCGCTTCCCACCTTCGTGACCGGTATCTTGTTCATTCTCGTCTTCAGCGTGAAACTAGGTTGGTTACCGATGATCTACCGCACGACTATCGAGGTCGAGGGTCTGGCTGGCTTATGGATGAAGATCAAGCAGGCATTGATGCCGATTGCGGTGCTGGGACTGTTCGAAACTGCGGCACTGACGCGGTACACCCGAGCGGCCATGCTCGAGACGATCCATCAGGACTACGTGCGCACGGCGCGTGCCAAGGGGTTGAGCGAACGTGTCGTGATCATGCGGCACGCGATGCGCAATGCGCTGATTCCCGTAGTCACGATCGTTGCGTTGAGCATTCCCGGCATCTTCACCGGAGCGGTCATCACGGAGCAGATCTTCCGCGTTCCCGGTATGGGCTCGCTCCTGATCAGCGCGATCCGCGACAACGACACACCGGTGATCATGGCGATCACGATCATCTTCTCCGCGCTGGTCGTCTTGTTCAACCTGATCGCCGATATTTTGTACGGGGTACTCGATCCGCGGATCAAGTACGAGTGA
- a CDS encoding ABC transporter substrate-binding protein: METLRELEAAARSGQLSRRDVLKRAAALGASAPVIASLLAACARQEATPTPAPAAQTPAAATPAPAASPTPAAAASPTPAPAAKRGQGGLVKLLWWQAPTILNPHLAQGSKDFNASRLVLEPLADINDKGELVPVLAAEIPSVENGGVSKDAKTVTWKLKKDVKWSDGQPFTSKDVKFTYEYVIDEKTTATTIANYTVIESIETPDDHTVVIRFKDPNPAWMNVFVGPYGRILPQHILKDYVGEKARTAPFNLNPIGTGPYKVKEFKPGDVVVYEMNENYREPDKPYFAQVEFKGGGDATTAARAVLQTGEVDYAWNLQVEAQVLDQLEKAGVGVVEVIEGVYVERILVNMTDPRKEVDGERSKLGVPHPWQSDLRVRQAYALACQRDVIANTLYGRAGKATSNILVAPERFVSKNTSWKFDLDAAAKLLDEAGWTKGPDGVRQKDGVRMEVVYQTTINPVRQKTQEIIKSAFEKLGIKVELKSIEASVFFSSDPGNPDTAAHFYADLEMFTNGPSSTYPIDYMVSWYGKPDNIAQKANNWSGNNYERWQNEEYDKLYEQALVELDPKKQEELFIKMNDLVVNNVVVIPLVHRNSVSGRKKDLTGLELSRWTDETWNIANWRRSS, translated from the coding sequence ATGGAGACATTGCGGGAACTCGAAGCGGCAGCACGCTCAGGACAGCTCAGCCGGCGTGACGTGCTCAAACGCGCGGCTGCGTTGGGTGCGAGTGCGCCGGTGATCGCGAGCCTACTCGCGGCGTGCGCGCGCCAGGAAGCGACACCGACACCAGCGCCCGCAGCACAGACGCCCGCTGCGGCGACACCAGCTCCAGCGGCGAGCCCGACACCCGCGGCGGCAGCGAGTCCGACCCCGGCCCCAGCTGCGAAGCGTGGGCAAGGTGGCCTGGTGAAGCTGCTCTGGTGGCAGGCGCCGACGATCCTGAATCCGCACTTGGCGCAGGGATCCAAAGACTTCAATGCCTCGCGACTGGTGCTCGAGCCACTGGCCGACATCAACGACAAAGGTGAACTCGTACCGGTTTTGGCAGCAGAAATCCCCTCGGTCGAGAACGGTGGAGTGAGCAAGGACGCGAAAACGGTTACCTGGAAGCTCAAGAAGGATGTCAAGTGGTCGGACGGCCAGCCGTTCACGTCCAAGGACGTGAAGTTTACCTATGAGTATGTCATCGACGAGAAGACGACAGCGACGACGATCGCGAACTACACAGTGATCGAGTCGATCGAAACGCCGGATGATCATACGGTCGTCATCCGCTTCAAGGACCCGAATCCGGCGTGGATGAACGTCTTCGTCGGGCCGTACGGGAGGATCCTGCCACAACACATCCTCAAGGACTATGTCGGCGAGAAGGCCCGTACGGCACCGTTCAACTTGAATCCCATCGGAACGGGTCCCTACAAAGTCAAAGAGTTCAAGCCGGGTGATGTCGTCGTCTACGAAATGAACGAGAACTATCGCGAGCCAGACAAACCGTACTTCGCACAGGTCGAGTTCAAGGGTGGCGGTGACGCGACCACGGCGGCACGGGCCGTGCTGCAGACCGGTGAAGTCGACTACGCCTGGAACCTGCAGGTCGAGGCGCAGGTGCTCGACCAGTTGGAAAAGGCGGGTGTCGGTGTCGTCGAGGTCATCGAGGGCGTCTATGTCGAGCGGATCCTGGTGAACATGACCGATCCGCGCAAGGAGGTCGATGGCGAGCGCTCGAAGCTGGGCGTGCCGCATCCCTGGCAATCTGATCTGCGTGTGCGGCAGGCCTATGCGCTGGCCTGCCAGCGCGACGTCATCGCCAACACGCTGTATGGGCGAGCTGGGAAAGCCACTTCGAACATCCTGGTGGCGCCCGAGCGCTTCGTCTCCAAGAACACCTCCTGGAAGTTCGACCTGGATGCCGCGGCCAAGTTGCTCGACGAGGCCGGCTGGACCAAGGGCCCGGATGGTGTCCGGCAGAAGGACGGAGTGCGGATGGAGGTCGTCTACCAAACGACGATCAATCCGGTCCGCCAGAAGACGCAGGAGATCATCAAGAGCGCCTTCGAGAAACTCGGCATCAAAGTCGAGCTGAAGTCGATCGAGGCGTCAGTCTTCTTCTCGTCCGATCCGGGCAATCCCGATACGGCAGCGCACTTCTATGCTGATTTGGAGATGTTCACGAACGGACCGTCGTCGACCTATCCGATCGATTACATGGTTTCGTGGTATGGCAAACCCGACAACATCGCGCAGAAGGCCAACAATTGGTCCGGCAACAACTATGAGCGCTGGCAGAACGAGGAGTACGATAAGTTGTACGAGCAAGCGCTGGTCGAGCTCGATCCGAAGAAACAGGAAGAGCTGTTCATCAAGATGAACGATCTGGTCGTGAACAACGTGGTAGTCATTCCGCTGGTGCACCGAAACAGCGTGAGCGGTCGAAAGAAGGATTTGACCGGCCTCGAACTCTCCCGCTGGACCGACGAGACCTGGAACATCGCGAACTGGCGACGGTCGAGCTAG